The Pirellulimonas nuda genome includes a region encoding these proteins:
- the smpB gene encoding SsrA-binding protein SmpB has protein sequence MAKKPKAEPDKNERPIAHNRKARFEYEVLDSLECGIMLVGSEVKSLRNGQCSIDEAYGRMDRGEVWLVGCDIPEYTQANSQNHDPKRRRKLLLHRREIHKFAARAYEKNLTLVPLKMYFKEGRAKLLLGICRGKKLFDKRDTMKKRDVQRDLDRAMRR, from the coding sequence ATGGCCAAGAAACCGAAGGCCGAACCGGACAAGAACGAGCGCCCCATCGCCCACAACCGCAAGGCGCGGTTCGAGTACGAGGTGCTCGACTCGCTCGAGTGCGGCATCATGCTCGTCGGGAGCGAGGTCAAGAGCCTCCGCAACGGCCAGTGCAGCATCGACGAGGCCTACGGCCGGATGGACCGCGGCGAGGTCTGGCTAGTGGGGTGTGACATCCCAGAATACACCCAAGCGAACTCCCAGAACCACGACCCCAAACGGCGCCGCAAGCTGCTGCTGCACCGCCGCGAGATCCACAAGTTCGCCGCCCGCGCGTACGAGAAGAACCTGACCCTCGTGCCGCTGAAGATGTACTTCAAGGAAGGCCGCGCGAAACTGCTGCTGGGCATCTGCCGAGGCAAGAAGCTGTTCGACAAGCGCGACACGATGAAGAAACGCGACGTGCAGCGGGACCTCGACCGGGCGATGCGACGCTAG
- a CDS encoding serine/threonine-protein kinase, with protein sequence MGSSHPPDKPPATTPEQVSATERARVADTEPSDPPEAISDSLERGPTARAPSYRAPAAGPIFGEAAALPEVGQRIDDFELTRLLGQGAFGTVFLARQQSLDRDVALKVAANRGSEGRTMARLEHPHIVQVFSESVVGGLRLLCMQLVSGAPLDAVIASLHKAPDEGAAQTGWTGADYLAAVDQHASLRGVLDAQALRDRERLAESDRVQAAAWVAARLAEALAFAHGQGVLHRDIKPANILVDRYGRPLLADFNISGRSDDAGGPLGGTIAYMAPEHLRAFDPGSPVKADAVDQRSDLYSLAMAAYELLYGRPPLSAARGDDNRNAYVRRLASLRTDDAPPIEPGPNDAEKTLCRTIARGLAAEPGDRYQTGDAMAAALDGCRALAAAQQALPRGSWLTRAAERRPFVWLVLAALTPQLVGSLVNIAYNSNSIVGSLNDPQQALFVRLAFAYNLLAYPVLLGVSALVLSRVYLPWRKLESAEPADDRAIALARARALRLPLWMLAIAAAGWLPGGVIFPLAINHFQPPLEPGVFFHFTVSFTLSGLVAVAYSFCGLQYLVLRVLYPRFWSDATGFHAKARQELRGAGWRVALVQWLAGSVPLAAALFVFDTTLGKALVLLGIAGVQFAARAARLLNETLAVLLGKSEG encoded by the coding sequence ATGGGATCTAGTCACCCGCCCGACAAGCCGCCGGCAACCACGCCGGAGCAGGTCTCCGCGACCGAACGGGCCCGCGTCGCCGACACCGAGCCGAGCGACCCCCCCGAGGCGATCAGCGACTCGCTGGAGCGCGGCCCCACCGCCCGGGCGCCGTCTTACCGCGCCCCGGCGGCTGGGCCGATCTTTGGCGAGGCGGCGGCGCTTCCGGAAGTGGGCCAGCGGATCGACGACTTCGAGCTGACGCGGCTGCTGGGGCAGGGCGCTTTCGGCACGGTCTTCCTGGCGCGGCAGCAGTCGCTCGACCGCGACGTGGCGCTCAAGGTCGCCGCGAACCGCGGCAGCGAGGGGCGCACCATGGCGCGGCTGGAGCACCCGCACATCGTGCAGGTCTTCTCCGAGTCGGTCGTCGGAGGGCTGCGGCTGTTGTGCATGCAGCTTGTGTCGGGGGCGCCGCTCGACGCGGTGATCGCGTCGCTGCACAAAGCGCCCGACGAGGGCGCCGCCCAGACCGGCTGGACCGGCGCCGACTACCTGGCCGCGGTAGACCAGCACGCCAGCCTGCGGGGCGTGCTAGACGCCCAGGCGCTGCGCGACCGCGAGCGGCTGGCCGAATCGGACCGGGTGCAGGCCGCCGCGTGGGTCGCCGCGCGGCTGGCCGAGGCGCTGGCGTTCGCCCACGGGCAGGGGGTGCTGCACCGCGACATCAAGCCGGCCAACATCTTGGTCGATCGCTACGGCAGGCCGCTGCTGGCGGACTTCAACATCTCGGGCCGGAGCGACGACGCCGGCGGCCCGCTGGGGGGGACGATCGCCTACATGGCGCCCGAGCACCTGCGGGCGTTCGACCCCGGGTCGCCCGTCAAGGCAGACGCGGTCGACCAACGGAGCGACCTCTACTCGCTGGCGATGGCCGCCTACGAGCTGCTGTACGGCCGGCCCCCCCTCTCGGCGGCGCGGGGGGACGACAACCGCAACGCCTACGTCCGTCGGCTGGCGAGCCTGCGGACCGACGACGCCCCGCCGATCGAGCCCGGCCCCAACGACGCCGAGAAGACGCTGTGCCGCACCATCGCCCGGGGTCTGGCGGCCGAGCCCGGCGACCGCTACCAAACGGGCGACGCCATGGCGGCCGCGCTAGACGGCTGCCGCGCGCTGGCGGCCGCGCAGCAGGCGCTGCCGCGCGGCAGTTGGTTGACCCGCGCGGCCGAGCGGCGCCCCTTTGTGTGGCTGGTGCTCGCCGCGCTGACGCCGCAACTCGTCGGCAGCTTGGTGAACATCGCCTACAACTCGAACTCGATCGTCGGTAGCCTCAACGACCCGCAGCAGGCGTTGTTCGTGCGGCTCGCGTTTGCCTACAACCTGCTGGCCTACCCGGTATTGCTGGGGGTGAGCGCGCTGGTGCTCTCGCGGGTCTACCTTCCGTGGCGGAAGCTGGAGTCGGCAGAGCCCGCGGACGACCGGGCCATCGCCCTGGCGCGGGCCCGTGCGTTGCGGCTGCCGCTGTGGATGCTGGCCATCGCCGCCGCGGGTTGGCTGCCGGGAGGGGTGATCTTCCCGCTGGCGATCAACCACTTCCAGCCGCCGCTCGAACCCGGCGTGTTCTTCCACTTCACCGTGTCGTTCACGCTGTCGGGGCTGGTGGCGGTCGCCTATTCGTTCTGCGGGCTGCAGTACCTGGTGCTCCGCGTGCTGTACCCACGCTTCTGGAGCGACGCGACCGGCTTCCACGCCAAGGCCCGCCAGGAGCTGCGGGGCGCCGGCTGGCGGGTGGCGCTCGTGCAGTGGCTCGCCGGGTCGGTCCCGCTGGCGGCCGCGCTGTTCGTCTTCGACACCACCCTGGGCAAGGCCCTGGTGCTGCTGGGGATCGCGGGCGTGCAGTTCGCAGCGCGTGCGGCGCGGCTGCTCAACGAGACGCTGGCCGTGCTGCTCGGGAAGTCCGAAGGCTGA
- a CDS encoding beta strand repeat-containing protein → MTRTLPRFSSALSLATLTAGCLLAGSATAAVSTSGDVFPSDNPFTAGNEGLPTGGNTVDFNQDVDTPQANYEEEANVTVGRTGAGQLSITAGSVLRYGHLVIGGNGGDGGEGDGNTGTDDNGPDGNGQPIFDPDDNLGNDDVTVGYLNDDLRILPAGVDSISTGNGVVTITGSGSLYNNAPNVIPGRFLDPDETVPTTLFPVPDDDRRGTGTNGTPYNGFDAYVGLTGTGTLQLLAGGRVELQDALIVGYGSSARGLVTVSGQSSYLEANGGTVQDLNGDVTKQTDNGPNQMIIGGYGFGELRISEGGTVVARNGAAIGTTSTDPGASTTTNQFTLPFDTSFTRKGIGGVVVEGPNSVWNIIPQQNFLGTFGALSSTTAAALAVGEYVADGAYTAQGGAGTLTISAGGTVNVRQAPISSQVPGTGLQQADVIVGRYGTIVMDTGLLSVTDQVITDGLIRGSGTILTGTFRNRQVGQVRVLAGERLVIAADQSTPDAFDEANVVLPQGVFLGNIGTIDVLGTTLEQAELEFQRAIAPGGTIATAGRFINQRDNAATPADATDDVIGQINLRDGTLRFRSGLANAGQFTVVSGQNLVSGLIFNNGNMNGTVEAGVDGSIVLTGASRTVFENQVTNFGSMVVNGGSQAIFNGAAFQNVGVKNVQNSNIVYSSGVVNGDANVTDASIGMLRYTGGPINVTGTVLNRGNADAVDDATDSRIFVTNQSALNFDNLVTNDGVITILGDSTVSFSGGLVNNGVLVDLNPTEIYVSGDFDNNGGRLGFAIRNPMDFTEMTVAGDATFASGGLIDVTFVSPSSLAVGQTYNLLTVFGTLDRGTAGLNLLPSMLPGGLGARPVFTSTGFSIEIISGAAGTLIGDLNGDNIVDQADLDIWSMNVGVLTGATPAIGDTDGDGDVDGADYFNIFGNLGAVIGIGSIAAVPEPSACVLMLLAGAGLLAARRKS, encoded by the coding sequence ATGACCCGTACCCTGCCCCGATTCTCCTCCGCGCTCTCCCTGGCGACGCTGACCGCCGGCTGCTTGTTGGCCGGTTCGGCCACTGCCGCGGTGAGCACCAGCGGCGACGTGTTCCCCAGCGACAACCCGTTCACGGCCGGGAACGAAGGGCTACCGACCGGTGGAAACACGGTTGACTTCAACCAAGACGTAGACACGCCTCAGGCGAACTACGAGGAAGAAGCGAACGTCACGGTGGGCCGCACAGGAGCGGGGCAACTCAGCATCACGGCCGGAAGCGTTTTGCGGTACGGGCACCTAGTGATCGGCGGCAACGGCGGCGACGGCGGCGAAGGGGACGGCAACACCGGGACCGACGACAACGGTCCCGACGGGAACGGCCAGCCGATCTTCGACCCCGACGACAACCTGGGCAACGACGACGTGACCGTGGGCTACCTGAACGACGACCTCCGCATCCTCCCGGCCGGCGTCGACAGCATCAGCACGGGCAACGGCGTGGTGACCATCACCGGCAGCGGCTCGCTGTACAACAACGCTCCCAACGTCATCCCCGGGCGTTTCCTCGACCCGGATGAGACGGTTCCGACCACGCTGTTCCCGGTGCCGGACGACGACCGCCGCGGCACCGGAACGAACGGGACCCCCTACAACGGCTTCGACGCCTACGTCGGACTCACCGGCACCGGCACGCTGCAACTCCTGGCCGGCGGCCGTGTTGAGCTGCAAGACGCGTTGATCGTGGGCTACGGCTCGTCGGCGCGGGGCCTCGTCACCGTTTCTGGTCAGAGCTCCTACCTAGAAGCCAACGGCGGCACCGTGCAGGACCTGAACGGCGATGTGACCAAGCAGACCGATAACGGCCCGAACCAGATGATTATCGGCGGTTACGGCTTCGGCGAGCTCCGCATCAGCGAGGGCGGCACCGTGGTGGCGCGCAACGGCGCCGCGATCGGCACCACCAGCACCGACCCGGGCGCCTCGACCACGACCAACCAGTTCACGCTGCCGTTCGACACGTCGTTCACCCGCAAGGGGATCGGCGGCGTGGTGGTTGAGGGGCCGAACTCGGTCTGGAACATCATCCCGCAACAAAACTTCCTCGGCACCTTCGGCGCCCTGTCGTCGACCACCGCGGCCGCGCTAGCGGTGGGCGAGTACGTCGCCGACGGCGCCTACACCGCCCAGGGGGGCGCCGGAACGCTGACGATCTCGGCCGGGGGGACCGTGAACGTCCGCCAGGCCCCGATCAGCTCGCAGGTTCCCGGCACCGGGCTTCAGCAGGCCGACGTGATCGTCGGCCGGTACGGAACGATTGTGATGGACACCGGACTTCTGTCCGTGACCGACCAGGTGATTACCGACGGCCTGATCCGGGGCTCGGGGACGATCCTGACCGGCACGTTCCGCAACCGTCAGGTCGGGCAGGTACGCGTGCTGGCCGGCGAACGGCTGGTGATCGCGGCAGACCAGAGCACCCCCGACGCGTTCGACGAGGCCAACGTCGTGCTCCCGCAGGGCGTGTTCCTCGGCAACATCGGCACGATCGACGTGCTGGGCACCACGCTCGAGCAGGCCGAGTTGGAGTTCCAGCGGGCCATCGCCCCCGGCGGCACCATCGCCACCGCCGGTCGCTTTATCAACCAGCGCGACAACGCCGCCACACCGGCGGACGCCACCGACGACGTCATCGGTCAGATCAACCTCCGCGACGGCACGCTGCGGTTCCGCTCTGGCCTGGCGAACGCCGGCCAGTTCACCGTGGTCAGCGGGCAGAACCTGGTGAGCGGCCTGATCTTCAACAACGGCAACATGAACGGCACGGTCGAGGCCGGGGTCGACGGGTCGATCGTGCTGACCGGCGCCTCGCGCACCGTGTTCGAGAACCAGGTGACCAACTTCGGGTCGATGGTCGTCAACGGCGGCTCGCAGGCCATCTTCAACGGCGCCGCGTTCCAGAACGTGGGCGTCAAGAACGTGCAGAACTCGAACATCGTCTACTCGTCGGGCGTGGTGAACGGCGACGCCAATGTCACCGACGCCTCGATCGGCATGCTCCGCTACACCGGCGGACCCATCAACGTCACCGGCACCGTGCTCAACCGCGGCAACGCAGACGCGGTCGACGACGCCACCGATAGCCGCATCTTTGTCACCAACCAGTCGGCCCTGAACTTTGACAACCTGGTGACCAACGACGGCGTCATCACGATCCTCGGGGACTCAACGGTCTCCTTCAGCGGCGGCCTGGTGAACAACGGAGTCTTGGTCGACCTCAACCCGACCGAGATCTACGTCTCAGGCGACTTCGACAACAACGGCGGCCGGCTCGGCTTTGCGATCCGCAACCCGATGGACTTCACCGAGATGACGGTCGCCGGCGACGCGACCTTCGCCTCGGGGGGCCTGATCGACGTAACCTTTGTCAGCCCGTCCAGTCTGGCCGTGGGGCAGACCTACAACCTGCTTACCGTGTTTGGCACGCTCGACCGCGGCACGGCCGGGTTGAACCTGCTCCCCTCGATGCTGCCCGGGGGGCTCGGCGCCCGCCCCGTGTTCACCAGCACGGGGTTCTCGATCGAGATCATCTCCGGCGCCGCCGGGACGCTGATCGGCGACCTGAACGGCGACAACATCGTCGACCAGGCAGACCTCGACATCTGGAGCATGAACGTCGGCGTGCTCACCGGCGCCACCCCGGCGATCGGCGACACCGACGGCGACGGCGACGTCGACGGCGCCGACTACTTCAACATCTTCGGGAACCTGGGCGCGGTGATCGGCATCGGCTCGATCGCGGCGGTCCCCGAACCCAGCGCCTGCGTGCTAATGCTGCTGGCAGGGGCGGGGCTGCTTGCCGCGCGCCGCAAGAGCTGA
- a CDS encoding DUF1559 family PulG-like putative transporter encodes MRTRYAGNSQTKRPAGFTLVELLVVITIIGMLMALLLPAVGAARARARMGECLNNLKNVGQAMVAYQTSKGELPGYVQPLPRSGTPKSWLTIIEGPNGGGMNDFRYTSTTDRTRSRISWMAMLLPHIEGQDTYDRMTDSSFTDAGTGTAINPVSPFTVFICPADSNLLADNKNAGATYVANTGSWDLNGSGSLVLKTNTAGDIKENGLLFNLTVPGMGEVRQRMSSVRDSASTTLMLSENIQKDDHYCWMGVDNDSSTLYGEQQLGFVWVASLDPQNEGASSGLQQLGISQEDTSQPGVFTPSQPKYARPGSSHPANVVNAVMADGSAKSINKDIDYTVYQALMTAEGRACVYPPDHTAKLGSGDAIYTFRRLPPIADKDFQ; translated from the coding sequence ATGCGCACGCGATACGCCGGCAATTCCCAAACCAAGCGTCCCGCCGGTTTCACCCTGGTGGAACTGCTGGTCGTGATCACGATCATCGGGATGTTGATGGCGCTGCTGCTCCCCGCCGTGGGTGCCGCCCGCGCCCGGGCCCGTATGGGTGAGTGCCTCAACAACCTGAAGAATGTTGGGCAGGCGATGGTCGCCTACCAGACCTCCAAGGGCGAACTCCCGGGGTACGTACAGCCGCTCCCGCGGTCGGGAACTCCTAAGTCTTGGCTAACCATCATCGAAGGCCCCAACGGGGGCGGGATGAACGACTTCCGCTACACCTCCACCACCGACCGCACGCGGTCGCGGATCAGTTGGATGGCGATGCTGCTGCCCCACATCGAGGGGCAAGACACCTACGACCGCATGACCGACAGCAGCTTCACCGACGCTGGCACCGGCACGGCGATCAACCCGGTTTCCCCGTTCACGGTGTTCATCTGCCCGGCAGACAGCAACCTGCTTGCCGACAATAAGAACGCCGGCGCCACCTACGTGGCCAACACCGGCAGTTGGGACCTCAACGGCTCGGGCTCGCTGGTCCTCAAGACCAACACCGCCGGAGACATCAAAGAGAACGGGCTGCTGTTTAACCTGACCGTGCCCGGCATGGGGGAAGTGCGGCAGCGGATGAGCTCGGTGCGCGACTCGGCCAGCACCACGCTGATGCTGAGTGAGAACATCCAGAAGGACGACCACTACTGCTGGATGGGAGTCGATAACGACAGCAGCACCCTCTACGGAGAGCAGCAGTTGGGATTCGTGTGGGTAGCCTCGCTCGACCCGCAGAACGAGGGGGCCAGTTCGGGGCTGCAGCAGCTTGGCATCAGCCAGGAGGACACCAGCCAGCCCGGCGTGTTTACCCCCAGCCAACCCAAGTACGCCCGACCAGGCAGCTCGCACCCCGCCAACGTCGTGAACGCGGTGATGGCCGACGGCAGCGCCAAGTCGATCAACAAAGACATCGACTACACCGTCTACCAAGCCTTGATGACGGCCGAAGGACGCGCCTGCGTCTACCCACCCGACCACACAGCCAAGCTCGGGTCGGGCGACGCGATCTACACCTTCCGCCGCCTACCGCCGATCGCCGACAAGGACTTCCAGTAA
- a CDS encoding tetratricopeptide repeat protein, which translates to MFGAKSELFWNLTLCGCITLAAPMGSFAEDSVLVATRKALSEVAEGENAAPVSGDSALSPIPQLSEQSPEPAEQPAEEPIGQQSTAKQAAPKKAGTPPASTKAAAAKKPSEPAGDAQRVSDGSPAKPAAAEPSEPVGPAVRVASAEGAAPGDLAGAYRAAAAATETATFQGVTPGKTTAEQLASQWGDAERVSAIAGGEVRHYSLPPFAGVDVLLHNGVVKLVKVELAKQENPDRLAQRIRVDHIEPVSVEDETTGEALGVAYPEKGLLLLLAPAGADGAPQFVTHLAIQPEDAEAFALRAEKRPAGEYQKRLADLERAVSIDKNNSYAWWMLAQQRIEVGQLVEAEEAALKAMALKPDSDAFRLRWCECLAQLGRYDQAVLESRKVLDSQQAPRIVRAQSLELMGRLAALGEAPIAEKAIGFHDQAIKIADELIGSDDRRERLAAQQLLLEAHLATAEEIARRKYNDKEEVVGQWIGRASGLAEKMIEDGEAGLEVRLRVASSALSALTYLRPAKDPSPWIKEAEETATLMLADSQDALLRASIEWQLGEVYFRALQIEHTRREPKNALRYGELALEKLGSGGEVRANSPAAGLLVGELYFHLGALQAVHLQNHEEAVGWYDRAQPLLEELQPESELFVPRRYGESLVSMAVSYWEQDQKDEALRLTERGAELMNESVGAGVLDAAALAVPYGNLATMHKKLGETDEAAKYNELLKGIKSQSNAAAAKNAAVPLAKAPR; encoded by the coding sequence ATGTTTGGCGCGAAATCAGAGTTGTTCTGGAACTTGACGCTGTGTGGCTGCATCACACTCGCGGCGCCCATGGGGTCTTTCGCGGAAGACTCGGTGCTGGTCGCCACCCGGAAGGCGTTGAGCGAGGTCGCCGAAGGGGAGAACGCCGCGCCGGTCTCCGGCGACTCCGCGCTGTCGCCCATCCCGCAGCTCTCCGAACAGTCTCCCGAGCCGGCCGAACAGCCGGCTGAAGAGCCGATCGGCCAGCAATCTACCGCCAAGCAGGCGGCGCCTAAGAAGGCCGGCACGCCGCCGGCGAGCACGAAAGCCGCCGCGGCCAAGAAGCCTTCCGAGCCGGCCGGCGACGCCCAGCGGGTGTCGGACGGTTCGCCCGCCAAGCCCGCCGCCGCCGAGCCCTCCGAACCGGTCGGCCCCGCCGTGCGGGTGGCGAGCGCCGAGGGCGCAGCGCCCGGCGACCTGGCCGGCGCCTACCGCGCCGCGGCCGCGGCCACCGAGACAGCGACCTTCCAGGGGGTCACCCCCGGTAAGACCACGGCCGAGCAGCTCGCCTCGCAGTGGGGCGACGCGGAACGCGTCTCCGCCATCGCCGGCGGCGAGGTGCGTCACTACTCGTTGCCGCCGTTCGCCGGCGTCGACGTGCTGCTGCACAACGGCGTGGTGAAGCTGGTGAAGGTGGAGCTCGCCAAGCAAGAGAACCCCGACCGGCTCGCGCAGCGGATCCGTGTCGACCACATCGAGCCGGTGAGCGTTGAGGACGAAACCACCGGCGAGGCGCTCGGAGTCGCCTACCCCGAGAAGGGCCTGCTGCTGCTGTTGGCGCCCGCCGGCGCCGACGGAGCGCCCCAGTTTGTCACGCACCTCGCGATCCAGCCCGAGGACGCCGAGGCGTTCGCGTTGCGGGCGGAGAAGCGGCCCGCGGGCGAGTACCAGAAGCGGCTGGCCGACCTCGAGCGGGCCGTCTCTATCGACAAGAACAACTCCTACGCCTGGTGGATGCTGGCCCAGCAGCGGATCGAGGTGGGCCAACTGGTCGAGGCAGAAGAGGCCGCGCTCAAGGCGATGGCCCTGAAGCCGGACAGCGACGCGTTCCGGCTCCGCTGGTGCGAGTGCTTGGCGCAGCTCGGCCGCTACGACCAGGCGGTGCTCGAGTCGCGCAAGGTGCTCGACTCCCAGCAGGCGCCCCGGATCGTGCGGGCCCAATCGCTTGAGCTGATGGGACGCCTGGCGGCCCTGGGCGAAGCGCCCATCGCCGAGAAGGCGATCGGCTTCCACGACCAAGCGATCAAGATCGCCGACGAACTGATCGGCAGCGACGACCGCCGCGAGCGTCTGGCCGCGCAGCAACTGCTGCTGGAGGCCCACCTGGCGACGGCCGAAGAAATCGCCCGCCGCAAGTACAACGATAAGGAAGAGGTGGTCGGCCAGTGGATCGGCCGCGCCTCCGGGCTTGCCGAGAAGATGATCGAGGACGGCGAGGCCGGGCTCGAGGTGCGGCTGCGGGTCGCGTCGAGCGCCCTGTCGGCGCTCACCTACCTGCGTCCGGCCAAGGACCCGAGCCCCTGGATCAAGGAGGCCGAAGAAACGGCCACGCTGATGCTGGCCGACTCGCAGGACGCGCTGCTGCGTGCCTCGATCGAGTGGCAGCTGGGCGAGGTCTACTTCCGCGCCCTGCAGATCGAACACACGCGTCGCGAGCCCAAGAACGCGCTCCGCTACGGCGAGCTGGCGCTGGAGAAGCTGGGCTCCGGCGGCGAGGTGCGGGCCAACAGCCCCGCGGCCGGCCTGCTGGTGGGCGAGCTCTACTTCCACCTGGGCGCCCTGCAGGCGGTGCACCTGCAGAACCATGAAGAAGCGGTCGGGTGGTACGACCGGGCCCAGCCGCTGCTCGAGGAGCTGCAGCCCGAGTCGGAACTGTTCGTCCCACGCCGCTACGGCGAGTCGCTGGTGAGCATGGCCGTCTCCTACTGGGAGCAGGACCAGAAGGACGAGGCCCTTCGCCTCACCGAACGGGGCGCCGAGCTGATGAACGAGTCGGTCGGTGCGGGGGTGCTGGACGCCGCGGCGCTGGCGGTGCCCTACGGCAACCTCGCCACGATGCACAAGAAGCTGGGCGAGACCGACGAGGCCGCCAAGTACAACGAGCTGCTCAAGGGGATCAAGAGCCAGAGCAACGCCGCCGCGGCCAAGAACGCCGCCGTGCCGCTCGCGAAGGCGCCCCGCTAG
- a CDS encoding serine/threonine protein kinase, with the protein MLRGLFKSLLESSKIDVAKRYQVLQKAVSGTMSDFVMARDRETGEIVGLKVLDKLKTEQLEARFKGLNKPCEGAIAMQMDHPLVVKTFAHGMTTKGEQYVVMEFLDGPGLNSLLIARSPLLDGNRVALMREAAEALAYVHGKGFIHRDVCPRNLVCSKDCKSLKLIDFGLTVPNEKPYLQPGNRTGTPNYMAPEIVRRRPTDHRLDIFAFGASMYELFTFELPWARGTDGLAAMTHGTGKIPPIATYRPKVSPALDAAICKCMAAEPADRFPSMETFLNAIRQVKQEDVG; encoded by the coding sequence ATGCTTCGCGGACTGTTCAAATCGCTGCTTGAGTCGAGCAAGATTGACGTCGCCAAGCGCTACCAAGTGCTCCAGAAGGCGGTTTCGGGCACGATGAGCGACTTCGTGATGGCCCGCGACCGCGAGACGGGTGAGATTGTCGGCCTGAAGGTGCTCGACAAGCTCAAGACCGAGCAGCTTGAGGCCCGTTTCAAGGGGCTCAACAAGCCGTGCGAGGGGGCCATCGCGATGCAGATGGACCACCCGCTGGTGGTGAAGACGTTCGCCCACGGCATGACGACCAAGGGCGAGCAGTACGTCGTGATGGAGTTCCTCGACGGCCCGGGGCTTAATTCGCTGCTGATCGCCCGCAGCCCGCTGCTGGACGGCAACCGCGTGGCGCTAATGCGCGAGGCGGCCGAAGCGCTGGCCTACGTGCACGGCAAGGGGTTTATCCACCGCGACGTCTGCCCGCGCAACCTGGTCTGCTCGAAAGACTGTAAGTCGCTCAAGCTGATCGACTTCGGGCTGACCGTGCCGAACGAGAAGCCGTACTTGCAGCCGGGCAACCGCACCGGCACCCCCAACTACATGGCGCCAGAGATCGTCCGCCGGCGGCCGACCGACCACCGGCTCGATATCTTTGCTTTCGGGGCGTCGATGTACGAGCTGTTTACGTTCGAGCTCCCGTGGGCCCGCGGCACCGACGGGCTGGCGGCGATGACGCACGGAACCGGCAAAATCCCTCCGATCGCCACCTACCGCCCGAAGGTCAGCCCGGCGCTCGATGCGGCCATCTGCAAGTGCATGGCGGCCGAGCCAGCCGACCGCTTCCCGTCGATGGAGACCTTCCTGAACGCCATCCGTCAGGTCAAGCAAGAAGACGTGGGTTAG
- a CDS encoding DUF1570 domain-containing protein — MADHVCESRAAARPHAPRTRSPRLAGAGLTWVVIAAIQPVWGADFMFRAEVDGQTVEGSPLAWSESSVSLLTRDGSLIDLDPQQVSGATKTAPRFQGYPATEVAPRLRDEFGSGYDVASSTHFLVVYPRGDRRDWAARFEALYRSLTRYAAVRDFPVSDPAYPLVAIVYPSEAAYYTAIQQMGISLPSGMLGHYDPQTNRVYLFDPGDDWEQPGGSAATIIHEATHQAAFNVGLHTRFAEAPRWLTEGLATLFEARGVWAPRTGDRPKDRYNRGRLADYRRYAKEDGPPMPIGALVASDDAFKSQPLAAYAQAWALTFYLSETRPRQYAQYLQTTANRPNFASYDPRSRLNDFKAAFGDDLRLLDANFASWMKSLE, encoded by the coding sequence ATGGCGGATCACGTTTGCGAGAGCAGGGCCGCAGCGCGCCCCCACGCGCCGAGGACGCGGTCGCCCCGGCTCGCTGGCGCGGGCCTGACTTGGGTCGTGATTGCGGCGATCCAGCCCGTCTGGGGCGCCGATTTTATGTTCCGCGCCGAGGTCGATGGGCAGACCGTCGAAGGCTCGCCGCTCGCCTGGTCCGAGTCTAGCGTTTCCCTGCTGACGCGCGATGGCAGCCTGATCGACCTTGATCCGCAGCAGGTCAGCGGCGCCACGAAGACGGCGCCGCGGTTCCAGGGCTACCCCGCGACTGAGGTAGCGCCGCGCTTGCGCGACGAGTTCGGTTCTGGCTACGACGTAGCGTCCAGCACGCACTTTCTGGTGGTCTACCCCCGCGGCGATCGCCGCGACTGGGCGGCGCGGTTCGAGGCGCTCTACCGGTCGCTCACCAGATACGCGGCGGTGCGCGACTTCCCCGTATCGGACCCGGCCTATCCGCTGGTGGCGATCGTCTACCCCAGCGAAGCGGCCTACTACACCGCGATCCAGCAGATGGGGATCAGCCTCCCTTCGGGGATGCTGGGCCACTACGACCCGCAGACCAACCGCGTCTACTTGTTCGATCCCGGGGACGACTGGGAACAGCCGGGAGGGAGCGCCGCCACGATCATCCATGAAGCGACGCACCAGGCCGCATTCAACGTCGGGCTCCACACCCGGTTCGCCGAGGCGCCCCGGTGGCTCACCGAGGGGCTCGCGACGCTGTTCGAGGCCCGCGGCGTGTGGGCGCCGCGGACGGGCGACCGCCCGAAGGACCGCTACAACCGGGGCCGGCTGGCCGACTACCGGCGGTACGCCAAAGAAGATGGCCCGCCGATGCCGATCGGCGCTCTGGTGGCCTCGGACGACGCGTTCAAAAGCCAACCGCTGGCCGCCTACGCCCAGGCGTGGGCGCTCACGTTCTACCTCAGCGAGACCCGCCCCCGCCAATACGCCCAGTACTTGCAGACGACCGCCAACCGGCCAAACTTTGCAAGCTACGACCCCCGGTCGCGGCTCAACGATTTCAAGGCGGCGTTCGGCGACGACCTGAGGCTGCTGGACGCCAACTTCGCTAGCTGGATGAAGAGCCTGGAGTAG